TCGCGAGTCATGGGTAAGTCAGCATCGAGTCAAGATGCTTAATGCGGTTTCCCATTGACCAAAGACAACCCCTATTTTGTAATTCAGACCCTTGTCCCAAGAAATGAAAAACGTTTCTGTATTAGCGCTTTGGCGTCGCAGCAAACAGGCCTTGCTGAAAACGACCCTAGTTGCGATCGCCTCTCTTGGCCTTTTCCTCGCCAGCGATCTTGCCTATCCCCAAGCGGCTGCGGCTTATCCCTTCTGGGCGCAACAAACCGCCCCAGAAACCCCCCGCGAAGCAACCGGACGCATCGTTTGTGCCAACTGCCACCTAGGGGCAAAAAAGACGGAAATTGAAGTTCCCCAGTCCGTTTTACCCGATACCGTTTTTGAAGCTGTTGTTAAAATCCCCTACGATACCACCCAACAACAACTCCAAGGCGATGGTAGCAAAGGCCCATTGAACGTGGGTGCTGTATTAATGCTTCCCGAAGGCTTCAAAATTGCCCCCCCGGATCGCATCCCCGAAGAAATGAAAGAAAAAGTCGGGGACTTGTACTACCAAACCTATAACGAAAACTCTGAGAACGTGATTATTGTTGGTCCCTTACCGGGCGAACAATATCAAGAAATTATCTTCCCCGTACTCTCTCCCGATCCGCGTATCGACAAAAATCTCCAATTTGGTAAATACTCCGTCCACGTTGGCGGAAACCGGGGTCGCGGACAAGTGTATCCCACTGGAGAAAAGACCAACAACGCAATTTATAACGCTTCTGCGACCGGAACCATCAGCCAAATTCAGCAACTTGAAGATGGCGCTTATGAAGTCAGCATCCAAGCTGAAGATGGTACCACTGTCACCGATAAAATTCCTGCTGGCTTAGAACTAGTGGTTTCTGAAGGTCAAACCATCGCAGCAGGCGTACCTTTAAGCAATAACCCCAACGTGGGCGGTTTTGGTCAAGTTGATACCGAAATTGTTCTACAAAGCGCGACTCGCGTGAAAGGCTTAATTGCTTTCTTAGTTGCAGTCATGCTTTCTCAAGTCATGCTGGTTCTTAAGAAGAAACAAATTGAGAAAGTCCAAGCGGCTGAAATGAACTTCTAGTGCTTCTTTTAGTGCTGAGTAGAAAGTGCTGAGTGCTGAGTGCAGAATTAGAAGTTGAGAAGTCAGTCTTTTTCTTTTTTCAATTCCCGCTTTTAGGGAGATTAGTCAACTAGCAATATTAGAAAGGATAGGTTATACGCCTATCCTTTTTTATGTTTCAGATTGACAAATCTTTTTCGTAGGTTGGGTTGAGGTACGAAACCCAACAGTCCTAGTCGCGAGTGTTGGGTTACGCTGACGCTAACCCAACCTACGAAGGTATTAGGGTTTTGAGAGTTTTTTCAGTCAATTAGGGCAAAGTCGAGTTAATTTGCACCTTCTGCATTAGCTTATCAAGCCTTGACGAGTTGGAACACGCCGCCTAAGCCAACGCCCATTTCTTCGGGGGAAATTTTGCCATCGTGGTCTTCATCGAGGGCGTCAAAAACCGCATCGCTGCCTAGCCATTCTTCCCGCGTAATGAAGCCATCGCCATCTAAATCGTACGCTAAAAAGATTTCTTCGGCAGCATGACCCACAGATTCACCCGCCTCTAGGCGGAATAGACGCGCAGCCAGGAGTTGTTCTAGGGTTTCTAGGGCTTTGGTAAAACCTTTGATCCCTTCATCTAGCTTTTCATTCGCCATCCGATCCGCTGCGTGCATTTGGTCAAAGGTGGCTTTGTCCATTGTTATTTTCTCAATATCCATCGCCATTGCGGTATCGGGCGAGAGTTTGCGGATCAGTTGTTCTTCGCTAGTGTCTAACTCGGCGAGAAGTTTGGGGGAAATAGTCAGTAAGTCGCAACCCGCGAGTTCTGTAATTTCGCTAATATTGCGGAAACTCGCACCCATGACTTCAGTTTTGTAGCCAAATTTCTTGTAGTAATTGTAGATTTTGGTGACAGACTGAACCCCAGGATCTTCTGCGCCGATATACTCTTTCCCGGTTTCCTTCGTGTACCAGTCAAGGATACGACCGACAAACGGAGAAATCAGCGTGATATTAGCTTCAGCACAAGCGATCGCCTGATGCAACCCAAATAGTAACGTGAGATTGCAGTGAATGTCTTCTTTTTCTAAGACTTCTGCGGCCTTGATGCCTTCCCAGGTTGAGGCTATTTTAATTAAAACGCGATCGCGCCCAATCCCCGAAGCTTCATATTGAGCGATCAGATCGCGGGCTTTGGCGATCGTTGCTTCTGTATCATAGGAGAGGCGTGCATCCACCTCAGTAGACACGCGTTGAGGGATAATTTCCAGAATCTTCTTCCCAAAAGATACCGCCAGACGATCGAAGGCTAACGTCGCAATTTGGGTTTCTGTCGCACTCGAACCTGAATCTTTTTTCGCCTGTAGCAGCGTTTCGTCCACAATTTCCTGATATTGCGGCATTTGGGCGGCCGCTGTAATCAAAGAGGGATTTGTGGTAGCATCGCGGGGCGTAAATTTTTCAATTGCTTGAATATCGCCCGTATCCGCAACCACAACGGTCATTTCCCGCAGTTGCTCTAGTAAGCTTTTAGCCATGTCGCAAATTCCTTTATGCAGACCCACTCAGAGGAAACATACACCAGCATTTTGGTAATCCCCTATTTTTAGGGTTTATTTTCAAATTCGGCTGTATCTAAACAACCTTCCTCACTCTGAGAGATGGGGGGATGGGGGGAAGAGGGGAGTTGGGAATTGGGAGTTAGGAGTTGGGGGGAAGAGGGGAGTTGGGAATTGGGAGTTAGGAGTTGGGGGGAAGAAGAGACAGGAAAACTTGGTAACTATTAACTCAGCACTCTCTTCCCGACTCGGAACTCGGAACTCGGAACTCGGAACTCGGAACTTACTCAGCACTCAGCACTTTACACTCAGCACTTACTTCTCACTCAGCACTCAGCACTTTACACTCAGCACTTAATGAGATGGCGAGGAATGACTCTCAGACTCCCCATTGCTAGCGTTTGCGGGACTGCTGTAGGGCCATTTCCAGTTGCGGATCTCTGGGAGATCGTCTCCATGCTGGCGGACATATTGCTGGTGTTCAATTAAGCGATCTTGCAGCATTTGCTTGATATACGCCGCCGCATAACCCAGTTGAGGAACGCGATCGATCGCATCCATAACCAGGTGAAAGCGGTCTAACTCATTCAAGACCACCATATCAAACGGCGTTGTTGTGGTGCCTTCTTCCTTATAGCCGCGAACGTGCAAGTTATGGTGGTTAGTCCGGCGATAGGTCAAGCGATGAATCAGCCAAGGATAACCATGATAGGCAAAAATAATCGGTTTATCTGTCGTGAAGATGGCATCAAAGTCTTTATCGCTTAAGCCGTGGGGATGTTCGCTTTCGGGCTGCAACTTCATTAAGTCTACGATATTGACGACGCGCACCTTGAGTTCTGGGAAATGTTGTCTGAGGAGATCGACTGCTGCTAAGGTTTCCATTGTGGGAACATCGCCCGCACAAGCCATCACCAAGTCAGGTTCTGCACCGCGATCGCTGCTAGCCCATTCCCAAATCCCGATTCCTTTCGTACAGTGTTTAATGGCTGAAGGCATATCCAGATATTGCAAGGCGGGTTGCTTTCCGGCGACGATGACGTTGACATATTGGCAACTCCGCAAGCAGTGATCGGTAACGGAGAGTAAGGTATTGGCATCTGGGGGTAAGTAAACGCGGATGACTTCGGCTTTTTTGTTCGCAACATGGTCAATAAAGCCGGGATCTTGGTGAGAAAAGCCGTTATGATCTTGTCGCCAGACATGGGACGTTAGCAGGTAGGTTAAGGAAGCAATGGGACGCCGCCAGATGATATCGTTGGTTGTTTTCAACCATTTGGCGTGCTGGTTAAACATTGAGTCGATGATGTGGATAAAGGCTTCATAGCAAGAGAATAAGCCGTGACGACCTGTTAGCAGGTATCCTTCTAACCATCCTTGACAGGTATGTTCGCTTAAGACTTCCATAACTCGACCGTCGGTAGACAGATGATCGTCGTCGGGATACATTTGGGCTAGCCAGGTGCGATCGCTCTCTTCAAATACGGCACTTAGGCGGTTAGAGGCGGTTTCATCCGGGCCGAATAAGCGAAAGCTACGGGAATTGAGTTTAATAATATCGCGCAGAAATTCACCCATTACCTTTGTTGCCTGGGCGATCGTGGTTCCGGGTTCGGGAACTTCAACCGCATAGTTTTGAAAAGAAGGCATTTTTAGGGCTTTGAGTAATAAACCGCCGTTGGCGTGGGGGTTATCGCCCATGCGACGAT
This window of the Desertifilum tharense IPPAS B-1220 genome carries:
- the petA gene encoding cytochrome f; translated protein: MKNVSVLALWRRSKQALLKTTLVAIASLGLFLASDLAYPQAAAAYPFWAQQTAPETPREATGRIVCANCHLGAKKTEIEVPQSVLPDTVFEAVVKIPYDTTQQQLQGDGSKGPLNVGAVLMLPEGFKIAPPDRIPEEMKEKVGDLYYQTYNENSENVIIVGPLPGEQYQEIIFPVLSPDPRIDKNLQFGKYSVHVGGNRGRGQVYPTGEKTNNAIYNASATGTISQIQQLEDGAYEVSIQAEDGTTVTDKIPAGLELVVSEGQTIAAGVPLSNNPNVGGFGQVDTEIVLQSATRVKGLIAFLVAVMLSQVMLVLKKKQIEKVQAAEMNF
- a CDS encoding transaldolase, whose protein sequence is MAKSLLEQLREMTVVVADTGDIQAIEKFTPRDATTNPSLITAAAQMPQYQEIVDETLLQAKKDSGSSATETQIATLAFDRLAVSFGKKILEIIPQRVSTEVDARLSYDTEATIAKARDLIAQYEASGIGRDRVLIKIASTWEGIKAAEVLEKEDIHCNLTLLFGLHQAIACAEANITLISPFVGRILDWYTKETGKEYIGAEDPGVQSVTKIYNYYKKFGYKTEVMGASFRNISEITELAGCDLLTISPKLLAELDTSEEQLIRKLSPDTAMAMDIEKITMDKATFDQMHAADRMANEKLDEGIKGFTKALETLEQLLAARLFRLEAGESVGHAAEEIFLAYDLDGDGFITREEWLGSDAVFDALDEDHDGKISPEEMGVGLGGVFQLVKA
- a CDS encoding phosphoketolase; the encoded protein is MTISPIKPQTPASSTSNNWATVEESPLTPDELNKINAYWRAANYLSVGQIYLLDNPLLKEPLKLEHIKPRLLGHWGTTPGLNFIYAHLNRVIKRDDLDMIYIAGPGHGGPALVANVYLEGTYSEYYPDISQDEAGMKALFKQFSFPGGIPSHVAPETPGSIHEGGELGYALSHAYGAAFDNPDLIVACVVGDGEAETGALATAWHSNKFLNPIGDGAVLPILHLNGYKIANPTILARLTQHELESLFVGYGYKPYFVEGSDPETLHQYMAATVDRAIADIRSIQQQARTQGLQGRPCWPMIILRSPKGWTGPAEVDGKKTEGYWRSHQVPFSNMANNPNHIALLENWMKGYKPEELFDKNGTLIPELAELAPKGHRRMGDNPHANGGLLLKALKMPSFQNYAVEVPEPGTTIAQATKVMGEFLRDIIKLNSRSFRLFGPDETASNRLSAVFEESDRTWLAQMYPDDDHLSTDGRVMEVLSEHTCQGWLEGYLLTGRHGLFSCYEAFIHIIDSMFNQHAKWLKTTNDIIWRRPIASLTYLLTSHVWRQDHNGFSHQDPGFIDHVANKKAEVIRVYLPPDANTLLSVTDHCLRSCQYVNVIVAGKQPALQYLDMPSAIKHCTKGIGIWEWASSDRGAEPDLVMACAGDVPTMETLAAVDLLRQHFPELKVRVVNIVDLMKLQPESEHPHGLSDKDFDAIFTTDKPIIFAYHGYPWLIHRLTYRRTNHHNLHVRGYKEEGTTTTPFDMVVLNELDRFHLVMDAIDRVPQLGYAAAYIKQMLQDRLIEHQQYVRQHGDDLPEIRNWKWPYSSPANASNGESESHSSPSH